The Saccopteryx leptura isolate mSacLep1 chromosome 2, mSacLep1_pri_phased_curated, whole genome shotgun sequence genome has a window encoding:
- the LOC136391000 gene encoding large ribosomal subunit protein eL28-like, with amino-acid sequence MSAHLQWSVLWNCSSFLIKRNKQTYSTEPNNLKARNSFRYHRKTAAVEPAADGKGVVIVMKRPAKAGHLLRVDHQQERPAHPEQHPAHDPQEQVPPRSPHGRHPQDQHHPVQPEVRDGQEEAHRPTKSS; translated from the exons ATGTCTGCCCACCTGCAATGGTCGGTCCTATGGAACTGCTCCAGCTTCCTGATCAAGAGGAACAAACAGACCTACAGCACCGAACCCAATAACCTGAAGGCTCGCAACTCCTTCCGCTATC ACCGCAAGACCGCGGCCGTGGAGCCGGCGGCCGACGGCAAAGGCGTGGTGATCGTTATGAAGCGGCCAGCAAAAGCTGGCCACCTCCTACGTGTGGACCATCAACAAGAACGCCCGGCCCACCCTGAGCAGCATCCGGCACATGATCCGCAAGAACAGGTACCGCCCAGATCTCCACATGGCCGCCATCCGCAGGACCAGCACCATCCTGTGCAACCAGAAGTTCGTGATGGTCAAGAGGAAGCGCACCGCCCCACGAAGAGCTCCTga